The genomic region AAAGAGGTGTTGTAGTAATAGATGTCAGGACGCCTGAAGAGTTTGTTATCGGTCACATTCGGGGTGCTAAAAATATAGACTTTATGTCTCGTGACTTTTTCAAAAAGATAAAAAAGCTTGATAAAGATACACCTTATATAATTTGCTCAAGGGACGGAAGAACCGGAAAAGTTGCTGCAAAAGTAATGGAGTCTGAGGGTTTTAAAAAGCTATATAATATGGATGGTGGAATTATTGGCTGGGCAGAAAAGAACTATCCGGTCATTACAGGACATTAATCAGGGAGGCAGGAATGGAACTTGTACATTCAGTTAGAAAACCGGCTGTTAAGAAAGACGAGGCGTTTATCGTAGGTTGCTACGAAAATGGCAAGTTTGACGCTGCCGTTTCAGAGCTACTTGAGAAAGAGGGAATTAACAGAGAAGTTTTAAAGACTTTCAGTTTTAAGGGAAAGATCGGTGATGTTGCGGCTGTTCCTGGCAGTAAAGGTCATCTGTTCATCTTTACCGGGCTTGGAAAGAAAAGTGAATTAAACAGGGAAGCGGTGAGAAAGGCTATTGGAGTGGCTATAAAAGAGGCAAAGACCAAAAAGGTAAAGAGAGTTGCAGCTGTTATGTTTGATTTTGGCAAAAAAAGTGACGGTTTTGCCGCCGCATTTGCAGAGGGTATTCTACTTTCAGCTTACTCTTTTGAGAAATATAAGTCAGAGAAGAAAGAGATAGAAGCGGTAACCGTCTACGGTGCAAAAGAGTTTAAAGAAGAGTTTAGCTACGGTAAAGTTCTTGCTGAAGCTGCAAACTTTACAAGGGACATCGTTAATGAACCTGGCAACGTTGTTACACCTGAAACCCTTGCAGAAATAGCAAAAGATCTTGCTTCAGAGTACGGTTTTAAGTGTAAGATTTTTAAAGAAAAAGATCTTGAAAAGAAAAAAATGATAGGAATTCTTACAGTTGGCAAGGGAAGTAAAAATCCTCCAAGGTTTATTCATCTTACATACAAGCCGGAAAATCCTGTTAAAAAGTTTGTTCTTGTTGGGAAGGGTGTAACTTTTGACAGTGGTGGTCTTAACATAAAACCTGAACAGTTCATGAAGAAGATGAAAATGGATAAGGCCGGTGCCTGTGCCGTTTTGGGCATTATGAAGGCGGTTGGAGAGTTAAAGCCCGATGTAGAGGTTCACGCCCTTATACCTGCTGTTGAGAATATGCCCGACGGAAAAGCTTACAGGCCTGACGATAT from Desulfurobacterium sp. TC5-1 harbors:
- a CDS encoding rhodanese-like domain-containing protein, whose product is MPFLLFILIFPFFLLSCGGKSNVKEISPEETLKLIERGVVVIDVRTPEEFVIGHIRGAKNIDFMSRDFFKKIKKLDKDTPYIICSRDGRTGKVAAKVMESEGFKKLYNMDGGIIGWAEKNYPVITGH
- a CDS encoding leucyl aminopeptidase — translated: MELVHSVRKPAVKKDEAFIVGCYENGKFDAAVSELLEKEGINREVLKTFSFKGKIGDVAAVPGSKGHLFIFTGLGKKSELNREAVRKAIGVAIKEAKTKKVKRVAAVMFDFGKKSDGFAAAFAEGILLSAYSFEKYKSEKKEIEAVTVYGAKEFKEEFSYGKVLAEAANFTRDIVNEPGNVVTPETLAEIAKDLASEYGFKCKIFKEKDLEKKKMIGILTVGKGSKNPPRFIHLTYKPENPVKKFVLVGKGVTFDSGGLNIKPEQFMKKMKMDKAGACAVLGIMKAVGELKPDVEVHALIPAVENMPDGKAYRPDDILVYKNGKSVEIHSTDAEGRLILADALIYGSDLNPDIMVDMATLTGACVVALGHYTSGLFTADDRFAQTLLSLSQESGEKMWRLPLDEDLEEEIKGTQSDIQNVGKSRYGGAITAALFLKNFVGENVKTWAHIDIAGPAFVEKDWKYYGYGATGQPVRTLAELIKDLK